The nucleotide sequence CGCGCTTATCTACCAACCCGGCGACATCCGTGCTTTGTCTCACTGCTTGACCAAATGCATTTCTGACCTGGCTGTAAGAAATTCTTTGGCAGAATCTTCTTTTAAGATGTCTGCCACCACACTGAATCTTACGACTATTACTAAAGAGTTAGCCAGTATTTATCAACAAATGCTGGCATAGTGTGTTGATTTTATTCTGACCTCGTAAATTGAGCCAGTTAAAAAGAATATGGCTCTACTATGAAATTTGTCAGCTTTCATAGTAAAGCCATCATTTGGTTTCGAGTTAATATCCGTCCAAATAAATTAGGTGCACATCAGTCTAGACATAAGACTTAAAGAGTACATGATTTTTTTTTCAGTCTTCTTAATATTTTTCCATGAACGCTTTGGGCATTAATGTAATGCATGATAGTTGTTTGATTGTTTGCAGTGATCATGGGCCAGTCAAATGGCTAGATTGGACAAGTTGTTTTTACAAAGATGATATAGCAGTATTTAGATTTTATTACGCGGAAGATAAAACCCATGAACCGGATTGGTGTGCATTGCTTCACACTGATGAAATTGAGCGAAGTTGGCGATACCATCGTAGAGATGACCGTTTGCGTTCGCTTTATACAAGAAGTCTTCTGAGAATTCTGGCCGGGAAATTCACTAACCAAAACCCGTTGGCAATTCGGCTGACAAAAGGTTTAAGAAACAAACCTGAATTATCAGATAATATCGGATGGCATATAAATGCTACTCATTCTGGAAACTGGATATTGGTAGCTGTTGGCAAGTTTAGCGTGGGTATTGATAT is from Salmonirosea aquatica and encodes:
- a CDS encoding 4'-phosphopantetheinyl transferase family protein produces the protein MNALGINVMHDSCLIVCSDHGPVKWLDWTSCFYKDDIAVFRFYYAEDKTHEPDWCALLHTDEIERSWRYHRRDDRLRSLYTRSLLRILAGKFTNQNPLAIRLTKGLRNKPELSDNIGWHINATHSGNWILVAVGKFSVGIDIEEVKSDFTFTDVLPFSFSIHERKYIEDGEQPLVRFYELWTKKEALVKAFGSGIDETFPQVPALTGLHKRETTKLAGVGEWTINGFYVADEYPAAIAYNCSSRHPQFYTLDPDIFTFPTQKYEMI